A portion of the Oxynema aestuarii AP17 genome contains these proteins:
- a CDS encoding ABC transporter permease yields MERIELDLLDLGLSVGLIAVAIALSIWQQLGLQGQLALAAARTVVQLLVVGTFLEAVFEWKNPWAILAVLAVMLTIASIVAKNRIGNKLPNVLPMVWGSICFSSALTMTYVNLVVLREPQAWSDPHYIIPLTGIVLGNATNAAAIAGERLATTLNNTQIEIETHLSLGATPQQAIASYRREAIRAGLIPTLNAMMVVGIVTLPGIITGQLLSGVKPLNAAAYQILIMFMLACVNLLTALLVTRGIAGKFFNDEAQLQQF; encoded by the coding sequence ATGGAACGCATCGAACTCGATCTGCTCGATTTAGGATTATCTGTAGGCTTGATTGCCGTGGCGATCGCCCTGTCAATTTGGCAGCAATTGGGTTTGCAAGGACAACTCGCTTTAGCGGCGGCGCGGACGGTGGTTCAGTTGCTCGTCGTCGGTACTTTTTTAGAGGCGGTGTTCGAGTGGAAAAATCCCTGGGCAATTTTGGCAGTGTTGGCGGTCATGTTGACGATCGCCTCGATTGTTGCCAAAAATCGGATCGGCAATAAACTCCCCAACGTCTTGCCGATGGTGTGGGGGTCGATTTGTTTCAGTAGTGCGCTGACGATGACCTATGTCAATCTGGTCGTCTTGCGCGAGCCGCAAGCCTGGAGCGATCCTCACTATATTATTCCCCTGACTGGGATTGTTTTGGGCAATGCGACCAATGCGGCGGCGATCGCCGGAGAACGACTGGCGACGACACTCAACAATACCCAAATTGAAATCGAAACCCATTTATCTTTGGGAGCGACCCCCCAACAGGCGATCGCCTCCTATCGTCGCGAAGCGATCCGGGCCGGACTGATTCCGACCCTCAACGCGATGATGGTCGTGGGAATCGTGACTTTACCCGGGATTATTACCGGACAGTTGCTCAGTGGCGTCAAGCCGCTCAATGCGGCAGCTTATCAGATTTTGATTATGTTCATGCTGGCTTGTGTCAACCTGCTGACGGCGTTGTTAGTGACCCGGGGAATTGCCGGGAAATTTTTCAACGACGAGGCCCAGTTGCAACAGTTTTAG